From Candidatus Nomurabacteria bacterium, one genomic window encodes:
- a CDS encoding cryptochrome/photolyase family protein: MFGSKKVEAGKKALVLFPDQLFKIDDLPSVDRIYFIEDPLYFGNDKTYPYKIHGSKIIFLRASMQAYLGEELWPAKLEIDYMENHPDLWSGAAVARAALDGYETIYVFKPNDHRLKERLIKAEQELTDEYSVVWLDLPNFYLQTQEIREFFDAKKTDFKNFYQWQRERFNILIGKDYKPVGGDWMLPEPKPVKQASVGMRSFGNNKYVAEAYHYVENRFSHYHNLPEDFIWPVTREEAGQWHEDFLSTRLAGYAAGSHQLDLESSWSGRSLIGTLLESGLVYPQEALKLATQNHSKKPGELVDLELYVRNILGWREYMRGYYLERCVDLPGKNELQASRVMTSAWIDAQTGLEPVDAIIRKARRTGYISSQERVVMASLMQIIGFHPQNVIAWFREMSIDSSEWQLVTNVLAVTQFAGGKNLLTAQPVLLSSSQLVDMGAHADQTWQEIWDGLYSRFIDMHRTRLDKNVVKLHDALGEDIKRVLGYRAGDFLAEYTVRG, encoded by the coding sequence ATGTTTGGAAGCAAAAAAGTAGAGGCTGGCAAGAAAGCCCTCGTTCTATTTCCGGATCAGTTATTCAAAATTGATGATTTGCCAAGCGTCGACAGAATATATTTTATTGAAGATCCGCTTTACTTCGGCAACGACAAGACATATCCCTACAAAATACATGGCTCAAAGATAATCTTTTTACGGGCCAGCATGCAAGCCTATCTGGGCGAAGAATTGTGGCCAGCAAAATTAGAAATTGACTACATGGAGAACCACCCAGATTTATGGTCTGGTGCAGCAGTTGCCAGAGCAGCACTCGATGGCTACGAAACAATTTATGTGTTCAAGCCCAATGATCACCGGCTCAAAGAGAGGTTGATTAAGGCCGAACAGGAGCTTACTGATGAGTATTCGGTTGTCTGGCTAGATCTACCTAATTTTTATCTACAGACGCAAGAAATACGCGAGTTTTTCGATGCTAAAAAGACTGACTTTAAGAACTTTTACCAGTGGCAACGAGAGCGTTTTAACATACTTATCGGCAAAGACTATAAGCCTGTTGGTGGCGACTGGATGCTACCCGAACCAAAACCCGTAAAGCAGGCTAGCGTAGGTATGCGTTCATTCGGTAACAATAAATATGTTGCCGAGGCCTATCATTATGTCGAGAATCGCTTTAGTCATTATCATAATCTTCCAGAAGATTTTATCTGGCCGGTTACTCGCGAAGAAGCTGGCCAATGGCACGAGGACTTTTTGTCTACACGACTAGCTGGCTATGCGGCCGGGTCTCATCAGTTAGATCTGGAGTCTTCTTGGAGTGGACGTTCGTTGATTGGTACACTTCTTGAGTCTGGCTTGGTTTACCCTCAAGAGGCGCTGAAATTAGCTACACAAAATCATAGCAAAAAGCCTGGAGAGTTGGTCGATCTAGAGCTCTATGTGCGAAATATATTGGGCTGGCGAGAGTACATGCGTGGTTATTACCTGGAGCGCTGTGTTGACTTGCCGGGTAAAAATGAACTCCAGGCGTCAAGGGTAATGACATCGGCCTGGATCGACGCTCAAACCGGACTCGAGCCAGTCGACGCAATTATCAGAAAAGCTCGACGTACTGGCTACATATCTTCACAAGAACGAGTAGTAATGGCTAGTTTGATGCAAATTATCGGATTTCACCCCCAGAACGTTATTGCTTGGTTCCGGGAAATGTCGATCGATTCTAGTGAATGGCAATTGGTTACTAATGTTTTAGCGGTGACCCAGTTTGCTGGGGGCAAGAACCTATTAACAGCCCAGCCAGTATTGTTGTCTAGTAGTCAGTTAGTTGATATGGGCGCTCATGCCGATCAGACATGGCAAGAAATATGGGATGGGCTGTACAGCCGTTTTATCGACA